The Panicum virgatum strain AP13 chromosome 3N, P.virgatum_v5, whole genome shotgun sequence genome includes the window AACCTATTCCGGCAACAATTTATGTGGCGTTCGATTTCATTAGTTACAACAGAAAAGATGTATTTAATTTCCCACGGTCCACAATGCAAGATGAAGTTTGGTTGCAACAAAAAGATCTGACACATAATCTGCTCAGTGCAAAGATCACATCTTTCTCACAAGGAACTCTTCCACCATAATTCAAGCTAAGAACAAATACTTCTTCCGCATGTAATTGACAATCATAACACGAATGGATCAAGAACCAACCAATATGGGGAAGCCAGTATCAGATCTGGCACTCTAAGCCTGGTTGTCACTCTTGCGATCACTGTGCCCATCGCGCTCCTGCAACAGCGAACCAGCCTCCTCGTCGGCCTGTGCGGccttcttctgcgcctcctTGGCCTTGAGCGCCTGCAGCTTGACGTGGTTGTAGTAGGCCACCCCCAGGAAAGCGATCCCGTAGCCGAACAGGTTGATCGGGGTGACCGTGTCCCGGATCACGGACCACGAGAAGGCAATCAGCAGCCAGTCCTTGACTACTCCGGCCACGTTCATGGTCAGCGCGGAGGTCTTGCCGACAAGCAGGAAGACAGCGAGGTTGAGAGCGAAGGCGCAGAGTGAGTTGGTCccaaagatgaagaaatcaGGCTGGAATGTGCCCACGGCGCGCAGCCTGGGCAGCTCGACGAAAGCCCAGGGCACGACGAGGAAGCAGAGGCAGCACGGCGCGACGTAGTAGAGCGAGGTGATGGGGTTGAGCGAGATGCCCTTGGATGTGAGCAGGATCTGGATGAGCACGAGGCGCGTGGCCTCGAAGGCGACGGCGGCTAGCTGCAGCGCGACGCCGCGCAAGTCGAAGCGCGCCTCGCCATAcgcggcgatggcgacgccAAAGGAGATGGAGAGCATGTTGAGCatggaggaggaccggaaggTCTCCTTCTTGAAGAGCACCCCGATGGAGTAGACGGCGACGGGCATGAGCGCCTTGAGCATCTGGATGAAGGACACGGAGAGGTAGATGTAGGCGGAGTTGGAGAACCAGAGGGACATGGCGTAGAGCGCGCCGATGGGGACGACGGAGGAGGTGTAGAGCTGCGGCGTCATGGCGGGGGAGGTGGGGAGGTCGACGACGCGGAGGACGCGGACGAGCGcgacggcgagggaggagcAGAAGGCCATGTGCACCATGGTGAGCGAGATGGGGAAGGGCCAGTTGTACATCTTGGGGTCGAGGATGTACTTGTTGTAGACGATGAcggagaaggagaggaagatCCACACCGCGACGTAGCAGTAGGAGAGGAGCACCTTCCGGAGCACCGAATCCGacatgccgccggcgccgccgccgtcccgccccatgccgccgccgccgccctgctggcCCTCGcacgcggtggtggtggtggaggaggggcaGCAGCTGGAGTAGGAGGTGGTGGCGCCGGATCTGGATCCGGGGGAGGGGAGGCCTTGGGCTGCGAAGGCGCGgcgcgagggggggggggggggggggggggggggggtgatggGATCCGGCTTGctctggaggaggaggcggatctGAGGATTTGGGGAAGAGGCGGGGATGGGCCGGGGGCGTTTAGGTAGGGTGGGGGAGCGTGGACTGGGCGCGGTGGCCACGTGGAAAATCGCTTCGTGTTCGCATGTTCggtggggggggagggggggggggatgttTACCTCATTTGCCCATTTTTAATGTGGAAAAAAGAGCGGTTAAGGATCTGGTTTACGGCCAAATTTTaatgaagggctttgacttgtCTTTCGTTTGTTTTGGGCTTTTTTTTCTTatcaaaaatatgaatttcTGTTGCATCGATTGGCATCGTGCAACGTGAGCTACTTGCAGGAGTAGTGGCCAAGTGCTTCGTTTAAGTAGCTGACCAATTGAAGAATGCAAAAGGAAAACTGTAAAAATAATCGGCAGGATGTAAAAACTTGCCTTGGTAAGTAGCGGTTCGTTGCCGAAATGACCTTAGCGTGACTTCATTCTACACGTATGTGCTTGCTCACAAAAAAGATTAGACACTGATTactaaataaaaacaaaatgctacagtagtcaaatccaaaaaaattcaaaattccccatcacatcaaaattttgaacacatacatgaagcattaaatatagtttaaaATAATAATTAATTTTACAATTTAGCTAGAAATGATGAGATAAATtttttgagactaattaatacatgattagacactaattactaaataaaaacaaaaatgctacagtagccaaatCGAAAAAAAATCGCGAAGCCTACGTCTCACTACCAGGGTTTCCAAATCCGACCGGTCcagtcaaaccgccgccctccggtagcggtttacctgACTGAtttgaccggaaaccggtacaaaccggttgaattcaaatccaaattcaaaattgcatatgaaaccggttccgaccggtttaccggccggaaTGACCGGTTtgggatttttttatttttttgaattaaaatttgaattttgaattggggCCGGTAGACCGATTTGACCAGTTTACTAGCCAATTTGACCGATTTACCGGTCGGTATGACCGGTTtgggaatttttatttttttgaattcaaatttaaattttgaattagagCCGGTTTAATATCGGCCCAAACCgtaaccggaccggaccggtttaaccggtaacGAACCGATTCCCACCGGTTTCGTTAACCTGCTCCCTACTCAGGAGGCAGGACCTCCAGGGGGACAAAAAGGACCTGCTCATACGGGTGCCCAAGAAAACCCTCTTTTTGTCACTACAGGTGGTGTAAAAACTGCGATGGAAATAGCAGTACAGGTGCCATCTTTTCCTGCTGCAGGGCTGCATAGCTTGTGCGCCTCTACCGTCCAGCGACCGTGACAGGCCAGGCATCGAAAGGCCTCCACATGCGCGCACCTTCTTGGATCATCCCATGTCGCGTGCGCACGGGTTAGAACTGGTCCGGCGGCCCCGCTGGCCGCTGGCCCGGACGCCCGGTCACGCACGACGAAAACGATGGTCCGTGCTCGTAGTCGTAGCGCAGTGACGAGCTCTGGCCGACACCCCCACGGAGCAACAGGGTCGCGTCGGCCAAGCGGTGGAGCGTTGCTTCCTCTGGAGCGATTTCCCCTCCGATTTTTAAACTAATTTTTCGCGCGGATTACGGCGTCGGAGTATGAATGCCCGGGCTGCAAATTGCGCTGCCTTGGATGCATTAGGCGACTCGTCTCCGCGATAACGACAGCAACCATTCGGTAGTGTATGTATCAATAATTGGGGAAAAAAGAACCCTTACAAGTCGTATCAACTGACCTAAGTACCTAACCATAAGAGATGAGAAGCCTAAAGCCCTGTCCCTGTGCGTACTGGACTGTCACGCCCCGGTCAGACCTTTTCCTTGCTTTGCTTGGCCGTAGAAACTAGAAACGAAACTTCCCGTCACTGCGTGACGAGTGCAAAAGGGAAAGGCACTCGGTCACTCTGGCTGCTCGAGTAGCTAGACCATGGAGGCATGGACCCTGCTACTTCCGGTGCGAGTGCGACGACCAGCTCCGGCGGCCAGGATTCCTTCCTTGGAGCCGTCACGCTCCGCGGGACCATCCATCCATCTCCGGGGCATCCGGCCGGGGGGGAGAGGAAAAGGAATGCGCTGCGCGCTTTGACACGTTCCGTCGAGGAAAAAGCACGAGGATGCCGCTCGCGCCGTGCGGCACACTCGCCGCCGGATATTCTGGCCGGGTGGAGTGGAGGGCTGGAGGCCGACCCGCCAacgcccccgcccccggccgCTACCTCACCTAGAACTAGATGCCACGGCGAGTGCCAGGCCACCGGCTCCCGCACAGAAAACAGGCGTCGCGTCGCGTCAccggcggccacggccacggcccggcgcgCCGCTGTCCGACGGTCTCCGGGGAACGgataccggcggcggcgcccccgccgtggaagctgctgctgctgccgccgcggcggcggcaacggcagGAGAGGCGAAGCGCGACGACCGTGTCGCGGCCCGCGCGCGCGTACTAGTACACACTAGTAACAAGTCAAACGGCTTGCTCTGCGCGTACTAGTACACGCTAGTAACAAGTCAAACGGCTTGCTCCCAATCCTACAGATGGTCGCGGGGAGGCGTGCCCGGCCGGAACTTAGTGGCGGGTTAGTTGGGTGCGGTTCGGTGGCGTGGCCCGGTCATGGGAAGGAGCGTGACTTGCTGTCGCCGTCGTCGTTCGCTGCTGCTTCCCCCCCTGGTGGCGACGGCGTCCGCCGCACGCCGGAAATGGCTGGCGCGTGGATGGCTGGGTGCTCGGGAGTTGGGAGGGTAGGCGGCCGTGGACCGCACGGCCCTCGGCGCGGTGCGGACGGAGACGTCGCGAGCGCGGTCTGGCCGGCTTTGATTTCTAGTGCTCGCGCGTTCGGTCGTGCTGGCACTCGGCACAGGAGGGTAGCGTCGAGCTCGAGCGTAGCGACGCAGGGTACGGGGGATTGGAGGCGGTCTGCTCCAAGTTAAAGTTTCGGCCATCAGAGTAAAATTAATAATACAACTAGCTGCTGATTGTAAAGATTCTTGCAGCCTACCTCTTAACTCACTTGTATAGTAGTTAGAGTAGTCACAACCCAGACTCTACCATGAAGTCTAAGCCTcctatttattgtgttttgtTAATGTGACAGTATATTtatggaagagagagggagagaaatcaagactccaaatcatatttacactcTAAGTCTTCACGCAAATCAAGAATGGATGTGTGAGAGACAAGTGGGCCATATAAACCAAAGTAACACACTTTGCATTGGAAAGTATAGTTTCTTATGATGGAGTCTTTGAGGTTTAGACTCTATGAGTGGAGTCTGCATTGGGACTACCTTAGCTCATCATCATTAATGTGAGGCCCACCTGTCTTTCTCACAAGTTTTCTTGGTTACTGTGTCGAAGCTGGATGCAAGTTTGCAGCccacctctcttctctctcctcttttcTCCATCCACCTCAGCATTTAGTCTACTTGCAGCCtgctataatacttgctctcaaATGTCAAATAGACAGTCTAGGTACGCGGTTCAACGAAGGAATGCGTGTTCGTGTCATGTCATCAAATGTCAAACACGAGGCTAGCTACCTAGGGCGCGTGTTCGTGTCGGCGTCGCGCTCCCCCGATGGGCGATGGCTATAGCGTTCGCTTCACGCTGGATTATGGTTAGCGATGGCTGGATGCTGTTGAAATATTAAGTAATTGCATGATTAAATTccgaaataaataaatcatgaaCATAACTAGATCTAGCATGAACAACTCTATCATACTAGGGGCAAGGTACAACAGAATGATTAACTCTGAGAATATGATAAAGAACTGGATGGAAAAACATATTACGTATTGAGCCTTGACTTATGGAAAGACGAACGGAGATGACCGGACGAAGAACGACGGTTCGCCGCGGCGCCTGACTTGGACGAAGGACGACCCGTGATGAAGACCTTGGAGCTATCACGCCGGGCGCTTCCCAAATACCTTATTCGTCCTCTCCCGGTGCTGGATCTCGAGGACGGAGGTTCcagagacctgctctcccgatCATCGGTGCACGCCGATGCTCGAGATGGATTAGACTACGATGGAGGCGCAGCAGCGAGAAAGAGGCAAAACTCTAAGTTTTGTAACTCTAGCTCGGTTTTGTAATCTTAGCTTGAGTTAATGTGTTCTCTGGTGGTAGCCTatggttagatatataggagatccATAGAATCTCCTCAACTTCCCCTAGCAATGTGGAATTAAAGGTTTGCACCCCTCCACCATTTTCTCATGCCCACATGGGCCTTTAAGATTTATTTGGAATAGCTGAAATATTTAATGGGTCAAGCCCAAATTTCAACAACCCCCACTAGATCTTAAATACCCATTTAGAGATTTGCATGTTTCTCACTACTGTTTAATATACCAATGTTTCGATGAgaactgttaagttgaactctcaTCTAGAACTTGAAGCTACACTTATCCACAACTTAAACAATGGACTATGTCTTGAATTGCAAGTTTGGTGCAAATAAGTTTCACTCAAAGTCATAACCAGTACACGGCTGCCAGCCTTCTCCGCGGGCGGAGCGTATACGTCATACTCCCTGGTCTCTTCATGAGCTTGTTAGAGATTACCCAAATCTCATAGACTGTGACGTTTAACAGTCGAACTCATATAGGTATGTTTCTTTCAAgaatgttctgtaggacaacatctttgcttATCAAAGCCAATAGAAACACATTAAGGTGTATAGCCATCCTACCTTACAGCATTTGAGAGTATTGCATCTTCACTTAGAGAGGGTTTAGAAGGAATTATTCTCCTCAGTTCACCAATAGCTTGTTCTTCCCaggtcctaattcacgggatctccgatcacataggttggGTTACTACTATGACAACTTACACGGGTCTCATACCCATGTCACTCGATGCACcttctatcacatttcgtgataGACCTTTTGTAAAGGGATCTGCCAGGTTCTTCTCTGTTGAAATATAAGTCACACTTATCACTCCAGAGTTTCTCAACTTCCTGACAGACTTCAGTCGTCTCGTGACATATCTTGATGACTTCGCATTATCCTTAGCACTATTTACTTTGACTATCACTG containing:
- the LOC120665064 gene encoding probable sugar phosphate/phosphate translocator At2g25520, whose amino-acid sequence is MGRDGGGAGGMSDSVLRKVLLSYCYVAVWIFLSFSVIVYNKYILDPKMYNWPFPISLTMVHMAFCSSLAVALVRVLRVVDLPTSPAMTPQLYTSSVVPIGALYAMSLWFSNSAYIYLSVSFIQMLKALMPVAVYSIGVLFKKETFRSSSMLNMLSISFGVAIAAYGEARFDLRGVALQLAAVAFEATRLVLIQILLTSKGISLNPITSLYYVAPCCLCFLVVPWAFVELPRLRAVGTFQPDFFIFGTNSLCAFALNLAVFLLVGKTSALTMNVAGVVKDWLLIAFSWSVIRDTVTPINLFGYGIAFLGVAYYNHVKLQALKAKEAQKKAAQADEEAGSLLQERDGHSDRKSDNQA